The window gggtgggggaggggtgggtggggagacggtggggtggggaggggaagggggtgggtgaggatgggggtggtggggtggggaggggaagggggggggtgagggggggggtgagggggatggtggggtggggaggtgaggaggggtctCTGGGAGTGAGGAAGGTAGACAAGacagtgtgtgtgagtttgtgtgtgtttaTTGACACCGGAAGGCTGGGCTGCCTGGCCACATGCGTTTCCTCTTGAAGAACTTCCATTGGACTTTAATGGTGAGCATCCAGTGGTTGGGTGAGGGCCGTGTAGCGGGCGGGCAGGCCCCGGTGGGCAGGGGGGGCCCCTGCGGGGGGGAGGGccccagtgggggggagggaccgGCCCCTGCCACCTCCCTTCACTTGCCCTGGACTTTCTGGGCTTTCTGGGCTGACTTGGTGACCTTGCCCGTGGTGCCTGACTTCTTCTCCACGTTCTTGATCACGCCGACCGCCACCGTCTGCCGCATGTCCCGCACCGCAAAGCGGCCTGCAACCATAACACCGCACATGTTAGCCTGGGGCCCATGGACcagggggagagggcagaggtcACGGagcccctcactcacccccacaTTCCCCGGGCGACAGTATCACAGCCAAGGAAGGTTTGCCTTGGCCTATGGGacctgagggagggagggagggaggggagggagggagggggggagggggggtgggggaaaggggggggaggggggggggggggagggagggagctggACCTGCAGATGGGAGGGGTGAGTTACAGAGCTGAGTTACAGAGagaagacaaagtactggagtaagtcagcggtttgggcagcatctctgggtaaggTAGACAGGTGGCGTTTGGTGCCGGGACCCTGCTTCACGCTGCCATCTATGTTCTCCGGCACTTCCCCGAGGCCCGGCTTCACCATGGAGAggaacagcaagatcccacagcaAGGGCTGGGTTCCTGCAGCCAATCAGCTCCCACAACTGAAGGGCACTGAGATGACACTTAAGTGGGTGCCGTAGACAGTATggacaggcgggactagtgtagatggggcacgttgggcaGCAGGGCCTGTTGCCGGCAGTGTAGCTCGATAACACCACAGCATTCTGCTCCACTGGGATCTTGCTGGACGCCACTCCACTGCCACAGAGCCGTTGCCGGGCAACCAGGGGTCGGGGGGCATGGGGTAGGGAATCAAGGGGCGTAGTTCACGTGTTGAGGCGGGGATCAGAGGGCAGGGTAGGGGCATGGGTCAGGGGTCGGTGGACAGGGTCGGGGTCACTCACCGAGAGGAGGGTACTTGGAGAAGCTCTCCACACACATGGGCTTGCCGGGGGTCATCTCCACGATGGCGGCGTCTCCAGACTTGAGGGTTTTGGGATTGTCCTCCAGTTTCTTGCCGGAGCGCCGGTCGATCTTCTCCTTCAGCTCGGCAAACTTGCAGGCGATGTGGGCGGTGTGGCAGTCAATGACCGGTGAGTAACCGGCACTGATCTGCCCGGGGTGGTTCAGGATGATCACCTGTGGGCAGATCACCGACAGGAGGCACAGGTCAGTACCCCACACCAGGGAGACCCCCCTCTGGgtaacaccacccctcccccaatggctataccccccaacccctcccccagtgcccctGAACCAGGGAGCCCCCCGAACTAAAcccccctccaccaccgcccCCACCCTGAACCAGGGAACTCTCTGAACTGGCTaagccccccctcctctccccctaaaccccccactccccccacccgaAGACAGAGGTCAGTTCCAAAGGGCCAAGGAGCATACTCCCTCCCAGGGGGCATTCTCCCACTTCTCTCACCggccaacttgcccgcaccgaccaacatccccatctacacctgtcccacctgtctgtatttgccccatatccctctaaacctgtcctatccatgtaacgtctcttaaacattgttatagtacctgcctcaaatacctcctcagtCAACTCGTTCCCTATACCCTCCACCCTCTtagtgaaaaagttccccctcagattgttattaaatctttaaatctctcaccttaaacctatttactttgggtaaaagactgtgcattcaccctatctattccttccCAAAGCTAgaatactgtccgattcacccttgtggacattggacgttgtctctggaactgatgcgctacaataaccatataacaattacagcacggaaacaggccatctcgacccttctagtccgtgccgcacacgtattctcccctagtcccatacacctgcgctcagaccataaccctccattcctttcccgtccatataactatccataaGAGAACCTGTAACAATGCggaacattctgcactctgtatcttcccctttgctctacctatggtACTTGATTGTCATactgcgtgaaaacaggccctttggcccaacttgccaatgctgaccaacatgccctatctagtcccacctgcccgcatttggcccataaccctctaaacctgccctatccatgtacctgtccctctCACTCCAAAGTTCCCACACACTGACCACTccctctatctttcccactcaaccccattctcctgccttctccacataacccctgacacctgtactaatcaagaatctgtcaatccctgccttccacagattcaccaccctttgactaaataaattcctcctcatctttcttatgttcataggtgatagaagaattaggccattcggcccatcgagtctacttcaccACTCAATTATGGACGATCTGTCTCTcgctcctaactccattctcctgccccctccccataatccctgacatccatactaatcaacaatctgtcaatctctggttAAAAATATCAtgtctccacagcagtctgtggcaatcaattgcacagattcaccgccctccgactaaataaattcctccccatctctttcctaaaggaacatccttttattttgaggccaggtgacttatccaccttcagcccttccagtttcccaagcaccttctccctagtaatagccactccactaacttccaccccttgacactcttgaatttcaggcacgttgctggtatcttccactgtgaagactgatgtaaaaagttattcaactcctctgtcatttctttattctccattatcacttctcctgcatcattctccagcggcccaacgtccactcttgcctctttcttgctctttatataaatgaagaaactcttgctatcctcttttatattcttggctagcttaccatcGTATTTCAACTTTTCTCTCCGTATTGTCTTttcagttaccttctgttgttctttaaacttcccaatcctctggcttcccgcccCCTTGTCGGGCAGTCGCCActttctccccctagaatctttcttcctctttgtaatgaaaagatcctgcatcttctgaattATTTCCACAAATTCCTGTCATTGCTGTTCCATCGTCATCCCTGCTAGGTggactttccagtcaactttgaccagctcctccaTCATGCCTCTGTGGTCCCCTTTGCTAAGCTGCAATACTGCACATCTAATTTCATCTtccccctctcaaattgcagattaaaacatcatgtTGTGGTTGCTACCTCCTGGTGGCTCCTTTACCTGAAactctcttatcaaatctggttcattataaAACACTAATTCCAGAATTTCCCTGGTCGGCTCCAcctcaagctgctctaagaatccatctcggaggcactctagaAATTCCCTTTCTTGGATTTTCCCAGTTCTTGCATGTTGAAATCCCCCATGAGCACTGTAACAtttccaaaggaacgtcctttaattctgagtctatggcctcttgtcctagactctcccaccagtggaaacatcctctccacatccattctatccaggcctttcactattcggtaagtttcattcttctaaactccagcaagtacggacccagtgccgtcaaacgctcatcatatggtaAACCACTTATTTCTGGGTTAATTCTcatgaacctcctctggatcctctccaacacctcccccttccccatctcccccccccctccccctccccccctccccagcgtGCCTGTGCAGTGAAGGAGCAGGCCTCCATGGGTGGGTCGTTCTTGCTGTCTCCACACACGTTTCCGCGGCGTACATCCTTGACGGACACGTTCTTGACGTTGAAGCCCACGTTGTCGCCAGGCATCGCCTCAGCCAGCGCCTCATGATGCATCTCCACTGACTTCACCTCCGTAGTGATGTTGACCGGGGCAAAGGTCACCACCATGCCTGGCTTGAGCACGCCCGTCTCCACCCTGCCCACCGGCACCGTGCCGATCCCTGCCCATCACAACGGTAAACCGTTAGGGGTCAGGGTCACAGGTCACCATGCCAATCCATGCCAGTCACAAGGCACAGTTAGGTCAGGGGAAAGGTCACAGGTCACTGAGTCGATCCCTGCCAGTCACGGGTTAGGGGCAGGGTCAGGGTCACAGGCAGGGTGCATGATAATGGGGTCAGGGTCACAGGGTCAGGGTCACAGGCAGGGTGCATGATAATGGGGTCAGGGTCACAGGGTCAGGGACTGGGTCACAGGTCACCATGCCAATCACTGGGTAAAGCACCGAAAAGTTCAGGGGACAGGTTCACAGGTCACAAGGCAGGGTCACTGTCTTGACCCCTTACCAAATGCAAAGGGTCACCGACGTCAATGGGTGTCTCGTCCTCTACAGAGGGTTTCAGACTCCACCAACCATCAGCcatcagcctcccccccccccccttacacccccccctgccctcccctccccttcactacccctcccctacacatccccctccccctacctccccatcaacccctccccctcccctctaccaccCCTCCTCCTTCACATCCCTAcatcatccccccctcccctcccctcccccgctctccaccaccaactcccctctcccatattcctccccctccccatccctccctttctcccacatcccctccagccacccccccctcacctcctatCTTGTAGACGTCCTGCAGGGGTAGGCGGAGGGGTTTGCCGATGGGTCGAGAGGGGGGTAGGATGGTGTCCAGAGCCTCCAGCAGTGTCACCCCGCCTGCATTGCCCTCCTTACGCTCCACCTTCCACCCCTTGAACCACGGCATCTGTCCACATCGGCAAGGCAGAGGGAAGAAGTGAAAGGGCAGAGGTCAGCGCCGGGGGGGGCAGAGGTCCCACCCCACtcaattctctagaatttagactttagtgatacaacgtggaaacagccctttggcccatcccaCCCGTGCCaactagcaatcaccccgtatactagtgctatcctacacacatggatagaaaagtggctccatggaaggaagcagagggtgaagatggaaggttgcttctcggactggtagcctgtgaccagtggtgtgcctcagggttcgttgctgggcccgttactgcttGTCAtcgacatcaatgatttggatgagaacatacagggcaagattagcaagtttgctgatgatacaaaagtgggtggttttgcagatagtgaagatggttgtgaaaattgcagcaggatctggatcgattggccaggtgggcggaggaatggttgatggaatttaatacggagaagtgtaaggcgttgcattttgggacatcaaacaagggcaggacctacacagtgaaaggtcggcctctgggtagtgttgtagagcagagggatctaggagtacaggtgcatggttccatgaaggtcgagtcacaggtagataaataaggtggtcaaaaaaggcttttggcacattggccttcatcagtcagggtattgagtatagaagttgggaggtcatgttgcagttgtttaagCATTAGGTCAcattttgtgtattgtgttcagagTCGGGCACCACGTTATACGACAGATATTGCCaagattgaaagggttcagagaagatttacgaggatgttgtcaggactagagggtctgagctatagggagaggttgagtgggctgggagagttccatggagcgcaggaggatgaggggtgatcttatagaggtgaacaaaatcaggagaggaatagatcgagtagatgca is drawn from Leucoraja erinacea ecotype New England chromosome 21, Leri_hhj_1, whole genome shotgun sequence and contains these coding sequences:
- the LOC129707157 gene encoding LOW QUALITY PROTEIN: elongation factor 1-alpha 2-like (The sequence of the model RefSeq protein was modified relative to this genomic sequence to represent the inferred CDS: deleted 2 bases in 1 codon), whose product is MGKEKVHINIVVIGHVDFGQIQHHRHLIYKCGGIDRRTTIEKFEKEAAEMGKGSFKYAWVLDKLKAERERGITIDISLWKFETPKFYITIIDAPGHRDSNMIPGLAQADCAVLIVAAGVGEFEAGISKNGQTREHALLAYTLGVKQLIVGINKMDSTEPPYSEKRYDEIVKEVSAYIKKIGYNPSTVPFVPVSGWHGDNMLEASPNMPWFKGWKVERKEGNAGGVTLLEALDTILPPSRPIGKPLRLPLQDVYKIGGIGTVPVGRVETGVLKPGMVVTFAPVNITTEVKSVEMHHEALAEAMPGDNVGFNVKNVSVKDVRRGNVCGDSKNDPPMEACSFTAQVIILNHPGQISAGYSPVIDCHTAHIACKFAELKEKIDRRSGKKLEDNPKTLKSGDAAIVEMTPGKPMCVESFSKYPPLGRFAVRDMRQTVAVGVIKNVEKKSGTTGKVTKSAQKAQKVQGK